The following coding sequences lie in one Brachionichthys hirsutus isolate HB-005 chromosome 15, CSIRO-AGI_Bhir_v1, whole genome shotgun sequence genomic window:
- the gbx1 gene encoding homeobox protein GBX-1 — MQRPGGQGTAFSIDSLIGTPQPRPGHLLYTGYPMFMPYRPLVIPQALSHSPLSSGIPPLAPLASFAGRLTNTFCASLGQGVPSMVALTTTMPSFSDPPDSFYPPQELPGPRLSAADPGTRRQESPHSEELHSRDKGSELLNFSETFQTISGETKLYSSDDEKLDLKSADTVCSDREDSSADSENESFSDGNNCGSLSQKGKLKTGAQEAMATGSSAGKSRRRRTAFTSEQLLELEKEFHCKKYLSLTERSQIAHALKLSEVQVKIWFQNRRAKWKRIKAGNVNNRSGEPVRNPKIVVPIPVHVNRFAVRSQHQQIEQGTRP; from the exons ATGCAGCGACCAGGCGGCCAAGGGACGGCGTTCTCAATCGATTCACTAATAGGGACCCCCCAGCCCAGACCGGGACACCTGCTGTATACGGGTTACCCCATGTTCATGCCATACAGGCCGCTGGTCATTCCACAAGCCCTGTCCCACTCGCCTTTATCGTCTGGTATACCTCCACTCGCGCCTTTGGCTTCCTTCGCGGGACGGCTCACGAATACGTTCTGTGCCAGTTTGGGACAGGGGGTGCCATCCATGGTTGCGCTCACCACGACGATGCCGAGTTTCTCGGATCCCCCGGACAGTTTTTACCCACCTCAAGAGCTCCCAGGTCCGCGTTTGAGCGCCGCAGATCCCGGAACGAGAAGGCAGGAAAGTCCGCACTCCGAGGAGCTCCACAGCCGGGACAAGGGCTCCGAGCTGCTCAACTTCTCTGAAACTTTTCAAACAATATCCG GTGAGACCAAACTTTACAGCTCAGATGACGAGAAGCTGGACCTAAAGTCAGCAGACACCGTCTGCAGCGACCGGGAGGACAGCTCCGCAGACAGCGAGAACGAAAGCTTCTCGGACGGGAACAACTGCGGCTCCCTGTCCCAGAAGGGCAAGTTGAAAACGGGCGCGCAGGAGGCGATGGCCACCGGCAGCTCCGCGGGGAAGAGCCGGAGGAGACGAACAGCTTTTACCAGCGAGCAGCTGCTCGAACTGGAAAAGGAGTTTCACTGTAAAAAGTACCTTTCCCTGACTGAGCGCTCGCAGATCGCGCACGCACTTAAACTGAGCGAGGTGCAGGTGAAGATCTGGTTTCAGAACCGCAGGGCCAAATGGAAAAGGATCAAGGCTGGCAACGTTAACAACCGATCGGGAGAGCCGGTGAGAAATCCCAAAATAGTGGTCCCCATCCCGGTGCACGTCAACAGGTTCGCTGTGAGGAGTCAGCATCAACAGATAGAGCAAGGGACCCGGCCATGA
- the asb10 gene encoding ankyrin repeat and SOCS box protein 10 isoform X2, whose translation MAFVEPKRKSGAHRDDVITTSKATGCVLEFWNSLLVGDELTILSIVIDEEYDYLVDAIFDTSNVEEWKAFRFNYRCLRLWSLNYEQELTTPLHITAGRGFPDCLKLLLQRGANVDLAPGGATALHESCESSQPECTKLLLMHGADPNAVSEDGLMPLHVCTSPDSLQCAKYLIQYGAAIGGRSTDEDDTPLHVAARNGLPDHTELYLRYAAAVDKQNDEGLTPLNAACSQRQEVQDLRRYFKVCQILLGAGADVHTMDQDKHSPLHMACKSANPDVVDLLLANGADVNNMDYGGEAPMHYILKVACYKVAHQPERIIRALLNHGSIRVWPGALHMVLKHCSVSPRSIEVLLNAYSHLKVTDKWVESVSTEVFKEHKEFYESIFSLALTPRSLQHLARHRLRSFLEGRVHKVIPKLVLPTFIKNYLLLEYRGYVH comes from the exons ATGGCTTTTGTGGAACCTAAGAGGAAATCAGGGGCACACcgcgatgacgtcatcacgACATCCAAAGCCACAGGTTGCGTCCTGGAGTTCTGGAACTCTCTGCTTGTGGGCGATGAGCTCACAATTCTTAGCATCGTGATCGACGAAGAGTATGACTACCTTGTTGACGCCATCTTTGACACCAGCAACGTAGAAGAATGGAAGGCCTTCAGATTTAACTACAGATGCTTGA GACTATGGTCGCTAAATTATGAACAGGAGCTGACCACGCCGCTTCACATCACAGCTGGCCGAGGATTCCCCGACTGCCTGAAACTCCTTCTGCAGCGTGGGGCCAACGTCGACCTCGCACCCGGGGGTGCCACTGCTTTGCACGAGTCCTGCGAAAGCAGCCAGCCAGAGTGcaccaaactgctgctgatgCACGGCGCCGATCCAAACGCTGTCTCAGAAGATGGCCTCATGCCTTTGCACGTTTGCACGAGCCCTGATTCCCTTCA ATGTGCCAAATATCTCATTCAGTACGGCGCAGCAATCGGTGGGCGGTCGACAGATGAAGACGACACTCCCTTACATGTGGCAGCCAGGAATGGCCTCCCAGACCACACTGAGCTTTACCTCCGCTATGCGGCTGCAGTGGACAAACAGAACGACGAGGGCCTCACGCCTCTTAATGCTGCCTGTTCACAGCGGCAGGAGGTGCAGGACCTCCGGCGTTACTTCAAAGTGTGCCAGATCCTGCTGGGTGCAGGCGCTGATGTCCACACTATGGACCAGGACAAACACAGTCCTTTGCACATGGCCTGTAAGAGTGCAAACCCAGATGTAGTGGATCTGCTGTTGGCGAATGGCGCCGACGTGAACAACATGGACTACGGCGGTGAAGCGCCTATGCACTACATCCTGAAGGTTGCGTGCTACAAGGTGGCTCATCAGCCTGAGAGGATCATCCGTGCTCTGCTCAACCACGGGTCTATTCGGGTGTGGCCCGGAGCTCTGCACATG GTTTTGAAGCACTGCTCTGTGTCTCCACGCTCCATTGAGGTTCTTCTGAACGCATACAGTCACCTCAAAGTCACAGACAAGTGGGTTGAGTCTGTGTCCACAGAGGTGTTTAAG GAGCACAAAGAGTTTTATGAATCGATCTTCTCTCTGGCACTGACTCCTCGCTCCCTGCAACACTTGGCACGTCACAGACTCAGGAGCTTCCTGGAGGGCCGGGTGCATAAGGTGATTCCAAAACTCGTGCTGCCCACCTTCATCAAGAATTACCTGCTTCTGGAGTACAGAGGTTATGTTCACTGA
- the asb10 gene encoding ankyrin repeat and SOCS box protein 10 isoform X1: protein MSRGSFVFTPVALRSLELDKDMLERHKHKKQLASRHANSYLLRKDRSPLRSRTVQPAAFCRDVVVQNALYTGDLEATQRLFPRGATANLIIEPQGGDMRWVATGEGLWSLNYEQELTTPLHITAGRGFPDCLKLLLQRGANVDLAPGGATALHESCESSQPECTKLLLMHGADPNAVSEDGLMPLHVCTSPDSLQCAKYLIQYGAAIGGRSTDEDDTPLHVAARNGLPDHTELYLRYAAAVDKQNDEGLTPLNAACSQRQEVQDLRRYFKVCQILLGAGADVHTMDQDKHSPLHMACKSANPDVVDLLLANGADVNNMDYGGEAPMHYILKVACYKVAHQPERIIRALLNHGSIRVWPGALHMVLKHCSVSPRSIEVLLNAYSHLKVTDKWVESVSTEVFKEHKEFYESIFSLALTPRSLQHLARHRLRSFLEGRVHKVIPKLVLPTFIKNYLLLEYRGYVH from the exons ATGTCGCGAGGCAGCTTTGTCTTCACGCCCGTGGCCTTACGCTCTCTTGAACTCGATAAGGACATGCTCGAGAGACACAAGCACAAGAAGCAGCTGGCTTCCCGTCACGCCAATAGCTATCTGCTGAGGAAGGACAGGTCGCCACTGAGGTCCAGAACTGTCCAGCCGGCGGCCTTCTGCCGTGATGTAGTTGTGCAGAATGCCCTGTACACAGGAGACCTGGAGGCGACGCAGCGCCTGTTTCCCAGAGGAGCCACAGCAAACCTCATCATTGAGCCACAAGGAGGGGACATGCGCTGGGTCGCCACAGGAGAAG GACTATGGTCGCTAAATTATGAACAGGAGCTGACCACGCCGCTTCACATCACAGCTGGCCGAGGATTCCCCGACTGCCTGAAACTCCTTCTGCAGCGTGGGGCCAACGTCGACCTCGCACCCGGGGGTGCCACTGCTTTGCACGAGTCCTGCGAAAGCAGCCAGCCAGAGTGcaccaaactgctgctgatgCACGGCGCCGATCCAAACGCTGTCTCAGAAGATGGCCTCATGCCTTTGCACGTTTGCACGAGCCCTGATTCCCTTCA ATGTGCCAAATATCTCATTCAGTACGGCGCAGCAATCGGTGGGCGGTCGACAGATGAAGACGACACTCCCTTACATGTGGCAGCCAGGAATGGCCTCCCAGACCACACTGAGCTTTACCTCCGCTATGCGGCTGCAGTGGACAAACAGAACGACGAGGGCCTCACGCCTCTTAATGCTGCCTGTTCACAGCGGCAGGAGGTGCAGGACCTCCGGCGTTACTTCAAAGTGTGCCAGATCCTGCTGGGTGCAGGCGCTGATGTCCACACTATGGACCAGGACAAACACAGTCCTTTGCACATGGCCTGTAAGAGTGCAAACCCAGATGTAGTGGATCTGCTGTTGGCGAATGGCGCCGACGTGAACAACATGGACTACGGCGGTGAAGCGCCTATGCACTACATCCTGAAGGTTGCGTGCTACAAGGTGGCTCATCAGCCTGAGAGGATCATCCGTGCTCTGCTCAACCACGGGTCTATTCGGGTGTGGCCCGGAGCTCTGCACATG GTTTTGAAGCACTGCTCTGTGTCTCCACGCTCCATTGAGGTTCTTCTGAACGCATACAGTCACCTCAAAGTCACAGACAAGTGGGTTGAGTCTGTGTCCACAGAGGTGTTTAAG GAGCACAAAGAGTTTTATGAATCGATCTTCTCTCTGGCACTGACTCCTCGCTCCCTGCAACACTTGGCACGTCACAGACTCAGGAGCTTCCTGGAGGGCCGGGTGCATAAGGTGATTCCAAAACTCGTGCTGCCCACCTTCATCAAGAATTACCTGCTTCTGGAGTACAGAGGTTATGTTCACTGA
- the h2bk1 gene encoding histone H2B type 2-K1: MTNDISKKKGKVPSEKKGKRKAKRRETYAMYIYKVLKQVHPDTGISSRAMSIMNSFVNDLFERIATEASRLAQYNKRSTITSREVQTAVRLLLPGELAKHAVSEGTKAVTKYTSSK; encoded by the exons ATGACTAATGACATATCGAAAAAGAAAGGGAAGGTTCCGAGTGAGAAAAAGGGCAAGAGAAAGgcaaagagaagagagacgtACGCAATGTACATCTACAAAGTTCTGAAGCAG GTCCACCCGGACACGGGGATTTCAAGCAGAGCGATGAGCATCATGAACTCCTTCGTGAACGACCTGTTCGAAAGGATCGCGACTGAAGCGTCCAGGCTGGCTCAGTACAACAAACGCTCCACCATCACCAGCAGGGAGGTGCAAACCGcagtgaggctgctgctgcccgGGGAATTGGCCAAGCACGCCGTGTCCGAAGGCACCAAAGCGGTCACCAAATATACCAGCTCCAAGTGA